Proteins from a genomic interval of Micromonospora sp. NBC_00389:
- a CDS encoding HAD-IIIA family hydrolase — MRQDQEDPDQRRSARVYAGADRAGSGPLGGPRPVLYDAVLLDRDGTLIEDVPYNGDPEKVRPVPGARAALDRLRAAGLRLAVVTNQSGLARGYFTGEQMRAVHARVEELLGRFDAWLICPHDDADDCDCRKPAPGLVHAAARELGTTASRCVMVGDIGRDVAAALAAGAAGVLVPTPVTRPEEIAAAGWVASDLPSAVAEILRRQQAVHSVPDRVGGRVGTALVVRSDSAGDVLVTGPAIRAVAAGAERVVLLCGPRGRAAADLLPGVDEIIEFPLPWIDPTPESVDSEAMRSLTARLAGVGADQAVVFTSFHQSALPLALLLRMAGIGRIAAISDDYPGSLLDIRHRVPVGVPEPERALSLAAAAGHRLPPDDEPVLRLRPDAVVPRPTGLGDPGYVVLHPGSAASSRACPPAFAARIAEALTAAGHRVLVTGGPDERAVTAQVAAAGGTDLGGRTDLAGLAGIVADAGAVVVGNTGPAHLAAAAGVPVVSLFAPTVPFGQWGPYRVPTVRLGDAGAPCRDTRAASCPIPGHPCLSGVDPAEVVEALRVLAVSGGGGR; from the coding sequence GTGCGACAGGACCAGGAGGATCCGGATCAGCGCAGGTCAGCCCGGGTTTACGCCGGTGCTGACCGGGCCGGTTCCGGGCCGCTCGGGGGCCCTCGGCCCGTCCTGTACGACGCGGTGTTGCTGGATCGGGACGGCACTCTGATCGAGGACGTGCCGTACAACGGTGATCCGGAGAAGGTGCGGCCGGTGCCGGGCGCGCGGGCGGCGTTGGACCGGTTGCGGGCAGCCGGGTTGAGGTTGGCCGTGGTGACGAACCAGTCGGGCCTGGCCCGGGGCTACTTCACCGGTGAGCAGATGCGCGCGGTGCACGCCCGGGTCGAGGAGCTGCTGGGTCGCTTCGACGCCTGGTTGATCTGTCCGCACGACGACGCCGACGACTGTGACTGCCGTAAGCCGGCTCCCGGGCTGGTGCACGCCGCCGCCCGGGAGTTGGGGACGACCGCGTCGCGGTGCGTCATGGTGGGCGACATCGGCCGGGACGTTGCCGCGGCGCTTGCCGCAGGAGCGGCGGGTGTGTTGGTGCCCACCCCGGTGACCCGACCGGAGGAGATCGCCGCCGCCGGCTGGGTGGCCTCCGATCTGCCGTCGGCCGTGGCGGAGATCCTGCGCCGCCAGCAGGCGGTCCACTCGGTGCCCGATCGAGTGGGCGGGCGGGTGGGGACGGCGCTGGTGGTGCGGTCGGACTCCGCCGGGGACGTGCTGGTCACCGGGCCGGCGATCCGCGCCGTGGCGGCCGGCGCGGAGCGGGTGGTGCTGCTGTGCGGGCCACGGGGACGCGCTGCGGCGGACCTGCTGCCCGGAGTTGACGAGATCATCGAGTTTCCGCTGCCGTGGATCGACCCGACGCCGGAGTCGGTGGACTCGGAGGCGATGCGGAGCCTGACCGCGCGTCTCGCGGGGGTCGGCGCGGACCAGGCGGTGGTGTTCACCTCGTTCCACCAGTCCGCACTGCCGCTGGCGTTGCTGCTGCGGATGGCGGGCATCGGCCGGATCGCCGCGATCAGCGACGACTATCCGGGCTCGCTACTGGACATTCGCCACCGGGTGCCTGTCGGCGTTCCCGAACCCGAACGCGCCCTGTCCCTCGCCGCCGCCGCCGGCCACCGGCTGCCCCCCGACGACGAACCCGTGCTCCGGCTCCGGCCGGACGCCGTGGTCCCCCGGCCGACCGGCCTCGGTGACCCCGGCTACGTGGTGCTGCACCCCGGCTCGGCCGCGTCGAGCCGGGCCTGCCCGCCCGCGTTCGCGGCCCGGATCGCCGAGGCGCTGACCGCCGCGGGGCACCGGGTGCTGGTCACCGGCGGCCCGGACGAGCGTGCGGTCACCGCCCAGGTCGCGGCGGCCGGCGGCACCGACCTGGGTGGCCGTACCGACCTGGCCGGGCTGGCCGGGATCGTCGCCGACGCCGGTGCGGTGGTGGTCGGCAACACCGGGCCCGCGCACCTGGCCGCCGCGGCCGGGGTGCCGGTGGTGAGTCTCTTCGCACCGACCGTCCCGTTCGGACAGTGGGGGCCGTACCGGGTGCCCACCGTCCGGCTCGGCGACGCCGGAGCGCCCTGCCGGGACACCCGGGCGGCCAGCTGCCCGATCCCCGGGCACCCGTGCCTGAGCGGCGTCGACCCGGCTGAGGTGGTCGAGGCGCTGCGGGTGCTCGCCGTCAGCGGTGGTGGCGGCCGATGA
- a CDS encoding glycosyltransferase family protein translates to MNVLLWHVHGSWTTSFVHGSHRYLIPTTPDRGPYGLGRARTYPWPDTAIEVSPDDLPGTDVDLVILQRPEEVDLAEKWLHRRPGQDVPAIYVEHNTPKGDVPNTRHPMADRDDLLIAHVTGFNQIFWDTGTTPTTVVDHGIVAPTVSYTGELDRLAVVINEPIRRGRVTGTDLLPQFAQIAPLDVYGMGVTGLADHLGLSPDRVVSHDDVPQDQMHAELARRRAYLHLCRWTSLGLSLIEAMSIGMPVVALATTEAVTAVPPEAGALATRMDTLLDAARRFIAEPAAARQAGAAARTAARDRYGLDRFLADWDRLLEEEVCGSR, encoded by the coding sequence ATGAACGTCCTGCTCTGGCACGTGCACGGCTCCTGGACCACGTCGTTCGTGCACGGCAGCCACCGCTACCTGATCCCCACCACACCCGACCGCGGCCCCTACGGCCTCGGCCGGGCCCGCACCTATCCCTGGCCCGACACCGCCATCGAGGTCAGCCCCGACGACCTGCCCGGCACCGACGTCGACCTGGTCATCCTGCAACGCCCGGAGGAGGTCGACCTCGCCGAGAAGTGGCTGCACCGCCGTCCCGGACAGGACGTCCCCGCCATCTACGTCGAACACAACACCCCCAAGGGCGACGTCCCCAACACCCGGCACCCGATGGCCGACCGCGACGACCTGCTCATCGCCCACGTCACCGGCTTCAACCAGATCTTCTGGGACACCGGCACCACCCCCACCACCGTGGTCGACCACGGCATCGTGGCACCCACCGTGTCCTACACCGGCGAGCTGGACCGACTCGCCGTGGTCATCAACGAACCCATCCGGCGAGGCCGCGTCACCGGCACCGACCTGCTGCCCCAGTTCGCCCAGATCGCACCGCTGGACGTCTACGGCATGGGCGTCACCGGCCTCGCCGACCACCTCGGTCTGAGCCCCGACCGAGTCGTCAGCCACGACGACGTACCCCAGGACCAGATGCACGCCGAACTGGCCCGACGCCGCGCCTACCTGCACCTGTGCCGCTGGACCTCCCTCGGACTCAGCCTCATCGAGGCGATGTCCATCGGCATGCCCGTCGTCGCCCTCGCCACCACCGAGGCCGTGACGGCCGTGCCCCCGGAGGCGGGGGCTCTCGCCACCCGGATGGACACCCTGCTCGACGCCGCCCGCCGGTTCATCGCCGAGCCGGCGGCAGCGCGTCAAGCCGGCGCGGCGGCACGGACCGCCGCGCGTGACAGGTACGGCCTCGACCGTTTCCTCGCTGACTGGGACCGGCTGCTGGAGGAGGAAGTATGCGGATCGCGATGA
- a CDS encoding polyprenol monophosphomannose synthase: MIEPVQLPSPWRDARLTVVVPTYNEAGNLPALVERLLALPLPGLRILVADDNSPDGTGEVADKLAIEHPDRIEVVHRAGKEGLGRAYVDGMGRALESGAEYVAQMDADLSHPPEALPGMLGALLSTQAGVVIGSRYVPGGELDENWPLYRRALSGWANLYVHTLLRVRIRDLTAGFKIWQADALRDIGLERVQSNGYSFQVEMHYLATKLGHTILEVPIRFEERRDGESKMTTATKVESALMPFRLRSKHRNITR, translated from the coding sequence ATGATCGAGCCCGTGCAGCTCCCGTCACCGTGGCGGGATGCGCGCCTGACCGTCGTGGTGCCCACCTACAACGAGGCGGGCAACCTCCCGGCGTTGGTCGAGCGGCTGCTCGCGCTGCCGCTGCCGGGGCTACGCATCCTCGTCGCCGACGACAACTCCCCCGACGGCACCGGTGAGGTGGCCGACAAGTTGGCCATCGAGCACCCGGATCGGATCGAGGTGGTGCACCGGGCCGGCAAGGAGGGCCTGGGCCGGGCGTACGTTGACGGGATGGGGCGGGCGCTGGAGAGCGGCGCCGAGTACGTGGCGCAGATGGACGCCGACCTGTCCCACCCGCCGGAGGCGCTGCCGGGGATGCTGGGCGCGCTGCTCTCCACCCAGGCCGGCGTGGTGATCGGCTCCCGCTACGTGCCCGGTGGCGAGCTGGACGAGAACTGGCCGCTGTACCGCCGGGCCCTCAGCGGCTGGGCGAACCTCTACGTGCACACCCTGCTGCGGGTGCGGATCCGGGACCTGACCGCCGGCTTCAAGATCTGGCAGGCCGACGCGCTGCGGGACATCGGCCTGGAGCGGGTGCAGTCCAACGGCTACAGCTTCCAGGTGGAGATGCACTACCTGGCCACCAAGCTGGGCCACACCATCCTGGAGGTGCCGATCCGCTTCGAGGAGCGGCGCGACGGTGAGTCCAAGATGACCACCGCGACCAAGGTGGAGAGCGCGCTGATGCCGTTCCGCCTGCGCAGCAAGCACCGCAACATCACCCGTTGA
- a CDS encoding SRPBCC family protein, with protein MAIVEKVIEAPAQQVFEVLADGWTYSDWVVGTAHVRDVDEAWPRVGSQLHHRAGPWPFSLQDASTVLACEPPHRLVLRAGLWPAGEAIVTFTLEPVGEGATRVRIGEDFAAGPLRWVQNKLNDLVLHLRNRETLRRLSDIATRQKGSQ; from the coding sequence GTGGCGATTGTGGAGAAAGTGATCGAAGCTCCCGCGCAGCAGGTGTTCGAGGTGTTGGCCGACGGGTGGACGTACAGCGACTGGGTGGTCGGGACGGCACACGTGCGGGACGTGGACGAGGCCTGGCCCCGGGTGGGCAGCCAGCTGCACCACCGGGCGGGGCCGTGGCCGTTCTCGTTGCAGGACGCCTCGACCGTGCTGGCCTGCGAGCCACCGCACCGGCTCGTGCTGCGGGCCGGTCTCTGGCCGGCCGGCGAGGCGATCGTGACCTTCACCCTGGAACCCGTTGGCGAGGGCGCCACCCGGGTCCGCATCGGCGAGGACTTCGCCGCGGGCCCGCTGCGCTGGGTCCAAAACAAGCTCAACGACCTGGTGCTGCACCTGCGTAACCGCGAGACGCTCAGGCGACTGTCCGACATCGCGACCCGGCAGAAGGGGTCGCAGTGA